From the genome of Roseivivax sp. THAF197b:
AGATCCCGCCGCTGCAAGATGGCGGCTGGTACATCATCGCGAGCTTCTTTCTCCTGATCTCGGTGATGAGCTGGTGGGCGCGCTCCTACCTGCTCGCCCGCGAGCAGAAGATGGGCAAGCACATCTTCTGGGCCTTCGGTTCGGCGATCTGGCTGTTCCTGGTGCTGGGCCTCTTCCGCCCGGTGCTGATGGGATCGTGGTCGGAGGCCGTGCCTTACGGTATCTTCCCGCATCTCGATTGGACCACGGCCTTCTCGATCCGCTACGGGAACCTCTACTACAACCCGTTCCACGCGCTTTCGATCGTGTTCCTTTACGGCTCGGTTCTGCTGTTCGCCATGCATGGCGGCACGATCCTGGCAGTCACCCGCTATGGCGGTGACCGCGAGCTTGAGCAGATCGTTGACCGGGGCACGGCCACCGAACGGGCCGCTCTGTTCTGGCGCTGGACCATGGGCTTCAACGCCACGATGGAAGGCATCCACAGATGGGCATGGTGGTTCGCGGTTCTCGCACCGATCACCGGCGGCATCGGTATCCTGCTGACGGGCACGGTCGTGGACAACTGGTTCATCTGGGCACAAGAGCATCACTTCGCTCCGGCCTATGACGGAAGCTACGGCTACCAGTCCTACGGACAGACCTATCAGTCCTTTATCGGCGGAGGTGAGTGACATGTTACCCTGGTTCAAGAAGTGGAATTCGGAACGTCCCACCGACATCTACGGCCCGGCCATTCTGGTCGGTGCCCTGGGGTCCGCCGTTATCGTCGCAGCCTTCCTCGTGGTGGTGGGCCAGCCCTTCGCCACGAAGTCGATGCAGACGGGACCGGCAGGCACGGGCATGGTCGTCACCGAATTCGTGAACGAGATCGAGGCGGCAGATCCCACGATCGAGGGATACTACACCGAAGCGGCCTACGTGCCGGAAGAGGGCGAGGCGCTTGCCTCGGATGTCTACGAGAACGTCCAGGTTCTGGGCAATGTGACGGAAGGCAACTTCCTGCGCCTGATGAACGCGATGACCCAATGGGTGTCGCCGGAACAGGGCTGCGTCTACTGCCATGCGGGCGCCAACGAGGGCAATTACGCCGGTGACGATCTCTACACCAAGATCGTCTCCCGGCGGATGATCCAGATGACCCAGAACATCAACGAGTTCTGGGCGGGTCACGTGAATGCCAACGAAGAGGTCGGGGTGAACTGCTACTCTTGCCACCGCGGCCAGAACGTGCCGTCCGAGATCTGGTTCAAGATCGCGCCGGTGAACGAGGCAGCAGAAGGCTGGGCGGCGGTGCAGAACCGCGTCACCGTCCAGAGCCAGTATACGTCGCTGCCCTCTGACGCGCTCGAGAAATACCTTCTCGATGGTGAGCAGATCAACGTGCACAACCTCGAAGCGCATGTGGCCGAACTGCCCAGCCAGGAAGGCGTGCGTAACTGGCAGCAGACGGAACGGACGTTCAGCCTGATGAACTACGTCTCGAACTCGCTCGGGGTGAACTGCAACTTCTGCCACAACAGCCGGGCCTTCTACGACGGCGGGCAGATCACGCCGCAATGGGCCACGGAAAGCCTGGGCATCCAGATGGTGCTCGAGATGAACAACGATTATCTCGTGCCGCTCGAGGATCAGTATCCGCCCGAGCGTCTGGGTCCGGTCTATGCCGATGCGCCGAAGGCTGCCTGCAAGACATGCCACAAGGGCTATCAGCAGCCGCTGCAAGGCATGAACGTGATCGCCGACTGGCCTGAACTGGCCACGACATCCGGCGAATACGTCTACGAATGATGCGATCCGGGCGGCGGCCTCCCCCGTCGCCCGGAAGCGTCGCCAGATCCGGTCATTTTCCTTTCCCAGGATGACCGGATGTCGGGGGGAAACCCCCGGTTCCCTTCCTGTTGGCTACAGGAGCTGGCGCCGTGTCGCGTGAAACGCAAGTTTTGCATGACACGGCGCCTTTTTCAATCTTGGAGATCGCGCCATGACCCGTCCCGCCACACCGATCCTCGACCGCGTCGCCTCTCCTGCCGATCTCAGGCGCATGGATGACCGGACGCTTTCCAAGCTGTCGGATGAACTGCGCGCGGAAGTGATCTCCGCCGTGTCGGAGACGGGCGGTCATCTTGGATCCTCTCTCGGTGTGGTCGAACTGACCGTCGCGATCCACGCGGTCTTCAACACGCCGATGGACAAACTGATCTTCGACGTGGGTCACCAATGTTACCCGCACAAGGTCCTGACGGGTCGCCGCGACCGCATCCGGACCCTGCGTCAGAAGGGCGGGCTGTCCGGGTTCACCAAACGCTCGGAATCCGAATACGACCCGTTCGGTGCGGCGCATTCCTCAACCTCAATCTCGGCCGCGCTCGGATTTGCCGTCGGTCGCGACATGGGCAAACCCACGGGCGATGCGATCGCGGTGATCGGGGACGGCTCCATCTCGGCGGGCATGGCCTACGAGGCGATGAACAATGCCGGTGCGGAAGGCCGACGTCTGTTCGTGATCCTTAACGACAACGAGATGTCCATCGCCCCACCCGTGGGCGCGATGTCGTCGTACCTATCGTCGCTTTACGGCCAGGAGCCGTTTCAGAAGATGAAATCCCTTGCCGAGGGCTTCGAATCCGCGTTGCCCGGCCCGATGCGCGATGGCGCGCGGCGTGCACGCGAACTGGTGACAGGGCAGGGCGGCGAAAGTGGATCGCTCTTCACCGCGCTGGGCTTCGATTACCTCGGCCCCATCGATGGGCACGATATGGGCCAGCTTCTGAGCGTGCTTCGTTCCGCCCGGGCGCGCGCCACAGGGCCGGTTCTGATCCATTGCTGCACCGTGAAGGGCAAGGGCTACGCGCCAGCCGAGAAAGCCGCCGATTGCGGGCATGGCGTGTCGAAATTCGACCCTGCAACGGGCGTTCAAGCCAAATCGACGCCCAACGCGCCCGCCTATACCAAGGTCTTCGGCCAAGCCCTGACCGAGGCCGCCGCGCGCGATCCCGACGTGGTGGCCGTCACGGCGGCGATGCCGTCGGGCACCGGCGTCAACATCATGGCAGAGCGTTTCCCGGCGCGGGTCTTCGACGTGGGAATCGCCGAACAGCACGGCGTGACCTTTGCTGCCGCCCTCGCAGCCTCGGGGCTCAAGCCTTTCGCGGCGATCTATTCGACCTTCCTTCAGCGCGGCTATGACCAGGTCGTACATGACGTGGCGCTGCAGAACCTGCCGGTGCGCTTCGCCATCGATAGGGCGGGGCTTGTGGGTGCGGATGGCGCGACGCATGCCGGGGCCTTCGATATCGGCTACCTTGCGTCGCTCCCGAACATGACCGTGATGGCCGCGTCGAACGAGGCCGAGCTTGCGCGCATGGTCGAAACCGCGCGTGGCCACGATACGGGGCCCATCGCCTTCCGCTATCCGCGCGGCAATGGCACGGGCGTCGCGATCCCGGAGCGTCCGGAGGCGCTTGAGATCGGCAAGGGCCGGATTGTGGCGGAAGGCAGCGACGTGGCCTTCCTGTCCTTCGGGGCGCATCTTACCGAGGTTGAGACCGCGGGCTCGATGCTGGCACTGCAAGGTGTCAGCGCGACCATCGCCGATGCCCGCTTCGCCAAACCGCTCGACATGGACCTGATCCGGCAGCTTGCGCGTCATCACAGGGCCCTGATTACCGTGGAGCAGGGCGCGCAGGGGGGCTTTGGTGCCCAGGTTCTGCACGCGCTGGCCGCGGAAGGCGCGTTCGATCAGGGTCTCGCGATCCGCACGCTGACATTGCCGGACAGGTTCATCGATCAGGCCAGTCCCGCGGATATGTATGCCGACGCGCAGCTCTCGGCGCAGGACCTGGTTCTGGCCGCGATGCGCGCGCTGGGACGGGACGCCAAGGTGGTGCCGTTGCGCGCGTGAGAGCGAACCGCTTCGGGCATCGAGCCCGAAGCGGCCCTACGAGAGGCCAGCCTCTCGTGCTCTCCGACGTTTTTTGGAAAGATGAAGGAAAAGGGGGCGTCGTGTTTGCGGCGCCCTTGTGCGCCTGACCCGGCCGCGAAGCCGAGGGCGGCAAAACGGCGCGCGGCTACTCTGCCGCTGTGCCGAGCCGTTCGGGG
Proteins encoded in this window:
- the dxs gene encoding 1-deoxy-D-xylulose-5-phosphate synthase, yielding MTRPATPILDRVASPADLRRMDDRTLSKLSDELRAEVISAVSETGGHLGSSLGVVELTVAIHAVFNTPMDKLIFDVGHQCYPHKVLTGRRDRIRTLRQKGGLSGFTKRSESEYDPFGAAHSSTSISAALGFAVGRDMGKPTGDAIAVIGDGSISAGMAYEAMNNAGAEGRRLFVILNDNEMSIAPPVGAMSSYLSSLYGQEPFQKMKSLAEGFESALPGPMRDGARRARELVTGQGGESGSLFTALGFDYLGPIDGHDMGQLLSVLRSARARATGPVLIHCCTVKGKGYAPAEKAADCGHGVSKFDPATGVQAKSTPNAPAYTKVFGQALTEAAARDPDVVAVTAAMPSGTGVNIMAERFPARVFDVGIAEQHGVTFAAALAASGLKPFAAIYSTFLQRGYDQVVHDVALQNLPVRFAIDRAGLVGADGATHAGAFDIGYLASLPNMTVMAASNEAELARMVETARGHDTGPIAFRYPRGNGTGVAIPERPEALEIGKGRIVAEGSDVAFLSFGAHLTEVETAGSMLALQGVSATIADARFAKPLDMDLIRQLARHHRALITVEQGAQGGFGAQVLHALAAEGAFDQGLAIRTLTLPDRFIDQASPADMYADAQLSAQDLVLAAMRALGRDAKVVPLRA
- the pufM gene encoding photosynthetic reaction center subunit M, yielding MIEYQNIFTQVQVQGTPEMGMNDNGRMMEERTKNPFFSTLAGFFGNAQIGPIYLGWTGLVSLLTGILALNIIGLNMLAQVGWSIPEFIRQGFWLALEPPSPEYGLKIPPLQDGGWYIIASFFLLISVMSWWARSYLLAREQKMGKHIFWAFGSAIWLFLVLGLFRPVLMGSWSEAVPYGIFPHLDWTTAFSIRYGNLYYNPFHALSIVFLYGSVLLFAMHGGTILAVTRYGGDRELEQIVDRGTATERAALFWRWTMGFNATMEGIHRWAWWFAVLAPITGGIGILLTGTVVDNWFIWAQEHHFAPAYDGSYGYQSYGQTYQSFIGGGE
- the pufC gene encoding photosynthetic reaction center cytochrome PufC — translated: MLPWFKKWNSERPTDIYGPAILVGALGSAVIVAAFLVVVGQPFATKSMQTGPAGTGMVVTEFVNEIEAADPTIEGYYTEAAYVPEEGEALASDVYENVQVLGNVTEGNFLRLMNAMTQWVSPEQGCVYCHAGANEGNYAGDDLYTKIVSRRMIQMTQNINEFWAGHVNANEEVGVNCYSCHRGQNVPSEIWFKIAPVNEAAEGWAAVQNRVTVQSQYTSLPSDALEKYLLDGEQINVHNLEAHVAELPSQEGVRNWQQTERTFSLMNYVSNSLGVNCNFCHNSRAFYDGGQITPQWATESLGIQMVLEMNNDYLVPLEDQYPPERLGPVYADAPKAACKTCHKGYQQPLQGMNVIADWPELATTSGEYVYE